The following are from one region of the Flavobacteriaceae bacterium UJ101 genome:
- the CPOX|hemF gene encoding coproporphyrinogen oxidase (Involved in the heme biosynthesis. Catalyzes the aerobic oxidative decarboxylation of propionate groups of rings A and B of coproporphyrinogen-III to yield the vinyl groups in protoporphyrinogen-IX; Belongs to the aerobic coproporphyrinogen-III oxidase family.; KEGG: fbc:FB2170_05175 coproporphyrinogen III oxidase): protein MISYKTKFENYIKKLQNTICEKLEQVDGFATFQEDLWTREEGGGGKTRVITNGKVFEKGGVNISSVHGELPELLQKKLNVTTGTFFACGLSLVLHPKNPFVPTVHANWRYFEMYDKNGNIIDQWFGGGQDLTPYYIFEEDAIHWHKVCKTACDHHNMDFYPLYKKACDDYFWNTHRNEARGIGGLFYDYLKVNKDQSMEDWYNFTTEIGNSFLEAYIPIVEKRKSTQYIQNQRDWQEIRRGRYVEFNLVHDRGTLFGLKTNGRIESILMSLPPHVQWVYNYIPEEGSAEAKLIEVLQHPKEWI from the coding sequence ATGATTTCTTATAAAACAAAATTTGAAAACTATATTAAAAAACTTCAAAATACAATTTGTGAAAAATTAGAACAAGTAGATGGTTTCGCAACATTTCAAGAAGACCTTTGGACTCGAGAAGAAGGTGGTGGTGGAAAAACACGTGTCATAACGAATGGAAAAGTTTTTGAAAAAGGAGGGGTAAACATTTCTTCTGTTCATGGAGAACTACCGGAATTACTACAAAAAAAATTAAACGTAACAACTGGAACATTCTTTGCCTGTGGGCTTAGTTTAGTATTGCATCCAAAAAATCCTTTTGTACCAACTGTTCACGCTAATTGGCGTTATTTTGAAATGTATGATAAAAATGGTAACATCATTGATCAATGGTTTGGAGGAGGACAAGATTTAACTCCCTATTATATATTTGAAGAAGATGCCATTCATTGGCACAAGGTTTGTAAAACAGCTTGTGATCACCATAACATGGATTTTTACCCTTTATATAAAAAAGCATGTGATGATTATTTTTGGAATACACATCGAAATGAAGCTAGAGGTATAGGAGGTCTTTTTTATGATTATTTAAAAGTAAATAAAGATCAATCTATGGAAGATTGGTATAATTTCACAACAGAGATAGGAAATAGCTTCCTAGAAGCTTATATACCAATTGTAGAAAAAAGAAAATCAACTCAATATATTCAAAATCAGAGAGATTGGCAAGAAATACGTCGTGGGCGTTACGTTGAATTTAACTTAGTTCATGATAGAGGAACTCTATTTGGTTTAAAAACAAATGGAAGAATAGAAAGTATATTAATGAGTTTACCACCTCATGTACAATGGGTATATAATTATATTCCTGAAGAAGGATCTGCAGAAGCCAAATTAATCGAAGTTTTACAACATCCTAAAGAATGGATATAA
- a CDS encoding cation efflux system protein CzcA (Has a low cation transport activity for cobalt, it is essential for the expression of cobalt, zinc, and cadmium resistance. CzcA and CzcB together would act in zinc efflux nearly as effectively as the complete CZC efflux system (CzcABC). Belongs to the resistance-nodulation-cell division (RND) (TC 2.A.6) family.), giving the protein MLNKSIKFLIDNKLVALILLILIIGAGVMFAPFNWETNSIPRDPVAVDAIPDIGENQQIVFTKWEGQSPQDIEDQVTYPLTTSLLGIPGVKTIRSNSMFGFSSIYIIFEEDIDFYWSRSRIVEKLNSLPKGLLPDGIQPSLGPDATGLGQIYWYTLEGRDEKGNVTGGWDLQELRSIQDYYVKFGLSSAKGVSEVASIGGHVQEYQIDVDPEKLRQYNISLKQVVSAVKNSNKEIGAQTLEINQIEYLVRGLGYIKSIQNIENAVVEEANYTPIRIKDLAQVNLGPTTRRGILDKEGAEVVGGVIIARYGANPMEVIQNVKEEINEISKGLPTKELADGTISKLTIIPFYDRTELIEETLETLNEALFLEILITILVIVIMVMNLRASGLISALLPIAVLMVFIGMKFFSVDANIVALSGIAIAIGTMVDVGIILSENIIQYMDRAKKTDSIAHTIYKATSEVSGAIVTAVLTTIVSFIPVFTMEAAEGKLFTPLAYTKTMALIASVIVALWIIPPFAVWIFGFKIPKNTIGKIFNIILIFLGCVGIYYGVYLGVVLIIIGIIQLLNLFNRLDDSKTNYMTIGIVAFTVIYLLSEYWRPLGFQKGLLSNFFFVALIILGILGFFIFFRKLYVRLLTWTLDHKLVFLIIPLFLFLFGITAWLGIEKITGTKNKTLIENFPGIGKEFMPALNEGSFLLMPTTLPHAGISENKKVLQQLDRAVAHIPEIQTVVGKAGRIESAIDPAPLSMFENVINYKPEFVLNEDKKPARFKMNEDGSFPLKDKKKTVHWGEDVNPSDLILDEKGEYFRNWRSHIHSPDDIWKEIIKVTKLPGVTSAPKLQPIETRLVMLQTGMRAPMGIKIKGQNLKEIEAFGLQLETILIEVEGVKKEAVFADRIVGKPYLLIDIDRDAIARYGLSVEEVQQTLSIAVGGIPLTYTVEGRERYPVRVRYPRELRSSHNDLENIYIPNKRGTQIPLKDLVEIKYEKGPQSIKSEDTFLVGYVLFDKIEGEAEVNVVEKAQHLIQSKIDAKQLIVPNGISYSFTGTYENQIRAEKKLSLIVPLALLIIFLILYFQFKKVSTTLMVFVGIMIAFSGGFIMIWLYGQDWFLNFSFFGQNIRELFQIHTINLSVAVWVGFIALFGIATDDGVVMATYLTQIFDQNKPQTKEEIRKSVIEAGQKRIRPCLMTTATTLLALLPILTSTGRGSDIMIPMAIPSFGGMLVALITLFVVPVLYSWNAERAIKNEKRKIKN; this is encoded by the coding sequence ATGCTTAACAAAAGTATTAAATTTCTAATAGACAATAAATTAGTAGCACTTATTCTATTAATTTTAATTATAGGAGCGGGAGTTATGTTTGCACCATTTAACTGGGAAACAAATAGTATTCCACGTGATCCGGTAGCCGTTGATGCTATTCCAGATATTGGAGAAAATCAACAAATTGTTTTTACAAAATGGGAAGGACAATCTCCTCAGGATATAGAAGATCAAGTAACATATCCTTTAACCACTTCTTTATTAGGAATCCCAGGAGTAAAAACTATTCGAAGCAATTCAATGTTTGGTTTTTCAAGCATTTACATCATTTTTGAAGAAGATATTGATTTTTATTGGAGTAGAAGTCGTATTGTTGAAAAATTGAATTCTTTACCAAAAGGATTACTTCCTGATGGAATACAACCTTCTCTTGGGCCTGATGCCACAGGTTTAGGCCAAATCTATTGGTACACACTAGAAGGTCGTGATGAAAAGGGTAATGTTACAGGAGGTTGGGATTTACAAGAACTACGAAGCATACAGGATTATTATGTGAAATTTGGCTTATCCTCAGCCAAAGGGGTTTCAGAAGTAGCTTCAATTGGAGGACATGTTCAAGAATATCAAATTGATGTAGATCCTGAAAAGCTACGTCAATACAATATCTCATTAAAGCAAGTTGTATCCGCAGTTAAAAATAGTAATAAAGAAATTGGAGCTCAAACTTTAGAAATCAATCAAATTGAATATTTAGTTCGAGGGTTAGGTTATATAAAATCTATTCAAAATATTGAAAATGCGGTAGTCGAAGAAGCTAATTATACCCCAATTCGTATTAAAGACTTAGCTCAAGTAAACTTAGGCCCTACAACACGTCGTGGAATTTTAGATAAAGAAGGAGCCGAAGTGGTCGGTGGAGTGATTATCGCCCGTTATGGAGCAAACCCTATGGAAGTAATCCAAAATGTAAAAGAAGAAATTAATGAAATAAGCAAAGGATTACCGACTAAAGAATTAGCAGATGGAACCATTTCAAAACTAACCATAATTCCTTTTTACGATCGAACAGAATTGATTGAAGAAACATTAGAAACACTAAATGAAGCGTTATTTTTAGAAATTTTGATTACCATTTTAGTTATTGTAATTATGGTGATGAATTTACGAGCTTCAGGACTCATTTCTGCATTATTACCCATTGCTGTTTTGATGGTTTTTATAGGGATGAAGTTTTTTTCAGTTGATGCTAATATTGTAGCTTTATCAGGAATTGCTATCGCAATTGGAACAATGGTAGATGTCGGTATTATTCTTTCTGAAAATATTATCCAATACATGGATCGTGCTAAAAAAACAGATTCAATAGCGCATACGATCTACAAAGCCACTTCAGAAGTTTCAGGAGCTATTGTAACGGCTGTTTTAACCACTATAGTAAGTTTTATTCCTGTGTTTACTATGGAAGCTGCTGAGGGAAAACTTTTCACTCCATTAGCTTATACAAAAACAATGGCTTTAATTGCTTCTGTAATTGTTGCATTATGGATTATTCCACCTTTTGCTGTGTGGATTTTTGGATTTAAAATACCCAAAAATACAATAGGAAAAATTTTCAATATCATCCTAATCTTTTTAGGATGTGTGGGTATTTATTATGGTGTTTATTTAGGTGTTGTTTTAATTATAATAGGAATCATTCAATTACTCAATCTTTTTAATAGGTTAGATGATTCTAAAACCAATTATATGACTATTGGTATCGTTGCATTTACCGTTATATATTTATTAAGTGAATATTGGAGACCTTTAGGTTTTCAAAAAGGATTATTATCTAATTTTTTCTTTGTAGCACTTATTATTTTAGGAATATTAGGTTTTTTCATCTTTTTTAGAAAACTATATGTTCGGTTATTAACCTGGACATTAGATCATAAACTAGTATTTCTCATAATTCCATTGTTTTTATTTTTATTTGGAATAACAGCTTGGTTGGGAATTGAAAAGATAACGGGAACCAAAAATAAGACACTTATTGAAAACTTCCCTGGAATCGGTAAAGAGTTTATGCCAGCCTTAAATGAGGGTTCTTTTTTATTGATGCCCACAACTTTACCACATGCTGGAATTTCAGAAAACAAAAAGGTTTTACAACAATTAGATAGAGCTGTTGCTCATATTCCTGAAATACAAACAGTAGTAGGTAAAGCAGGGCGTATTGAAAGTGCAATCGACCCGGCACCACTTTCTATGTTCGAAAATGTAATTAACTATAAACCCGAGTTTGTTTTAAATGAAGACAAAAAACCAGCACGTTTTAAAATGAATGAAGATGGTTCTTTTCCATTAAAAGATAAGAAGAAAACCGTTCACTGGGGTGAAGATGTAAATCCTTCAGACTTAATTTTAGATGAAAAAGGAGAATACTTTAGAAATTGGCGTTCTCATATTCATTCTCCAGATGATATCTGGAAAGAGATTATTAAAGTAACCAAATTACCCGGTGTAACTTCTGCACCAAAATTACAACCCATTGAAACTCGTTTGGTAATGCTTCAAACGGGAATGCGTGCTCCGATGGGGATCAAAATTAAAGGTCAAAATTTAAAAGAAATTGAGGCTTTTGGATTACAACTAGAGACCATTTTAATAGAAGTAGAGGGCGTTAAAAAAGAAGCTGTTTTTGCCGATCGAATTGTAGGGAAACCTTATTTATTAATTGATATTGACCGTGATGCTATTGCTCGCTATGGGTTATCCGTTGAAGAAGTGCAACAAACATTATCCATTGCTGTAGGTGGAATTCCATTAACCTATACAGTTGAAGGAAGAGAACGATATCCTGTTCGTGTTCGCTATCCTCGTGAATTACGTTCATCTCACAATGATTTAGAGAACATTTATATTCCTAATAAAAGAGGCACACAAATTCCTCTAAAAGATTTGGTAGAAATTAAGTATGAAAAAGGACCTCAATCAATTAAAAGTGAAGATACTTTTTTAGTAGGTTATGTTTTATTTGATAAAATAGAAGGAGAAGCAGAAGTCAACGTAGTAGAAAAAGCACAACATTTGATTCAATCAAAGATTGATGCTAAACAATTAATAGTGCCTAATGGAATTAGTTATAGTTTTACAGGAACCTATGAGAATCAAATTCGAGCAGAAAAAAAACTAAGCTTAATTGTACCTTTAGCATTACTTATTATTTTCTTGATTCTATATTTTCAATTTAAAAAAGTGAGTACAACCTTAATGGTTTTTGTAGGAATTATGATTGCTTTTTCTGGTGGATTTATTATGATTTGGTTGTATGGGCAAGATTGGTTTTTAAACTTTTCTTTCTTCGGACAAAATATTCGAGAATTGTTTCAAATACATACCATTAACTTAAGTGTTGCGGTTTGGGTTGGTTTTATTGCACTATTTGGTATTGCTACAGATGATGGTGTTGTCATGGCAACCTATCTAACTCAAATATTTGATCAAAACAAACCCCAAACCAAAGAAGAAATTAGAAAATCAGTTATAGAAGCTGGTCAGAAACGAATTCGTCCTTGTTTAATGACAACAGCCACAACCTTATTGGCTTTATTACCTATTTTGACATCAACTGGACGTGGTTCTGATATTATGATTCCAATGGCTATTCCAAGTTTTGGAGGAATGCTAGTAGCTTTAATAACGTTATTTGTTGTTCCTGTTTTATATAGTTGGAATGCAGAAAGAGCTATTAAAAATGAAAAGCGAAAAATTAAAAACTAA